A stretch of the Dehalococcoidia bacterium genome encodes the following:
- a CDS encoding 2-oxoacid:ferredoxin oxidoreductase subunit beta — protein MPDGAATAERPSEVLTVKDYRGDQKPVWCPGCGDFGVLSATFKALAALQLPKHQVVVVSGIGCSSRAPYFMSTFGFHGVHGRALPIATGIKLTRPDLTVLVMGGDGDLMAIGMGHLPHAAARNIDVTCIMMDNQTYGLTKAQASPTSFTGQKTKSTPYGVIAKPMNPVLMALAAGATFVARGYSARPNELAQLIVEGIKHKGFAFIHVHSPCAEFYNTYDFYDQRVTEMPEGWDTSDLKAAMELALTEDRVHLGIFYREERPVYELQVRELEPNREEFDLARFLQERFS, from the coding sequence ATGCCTGACGGTGCCGCCACTGCCGAACGCCCCTCGGAAGTGCTGACGGTCAAGGACTATCGTGGCGACCAGAAGCCTGTATGGTGCCCGGGGTGTGGCGACTTCGGCGTGCTGAGCGCCACCTTCAAGGCTTTGGCCGCCCTGCAGTTGCCCAAGCACCAGGTGGTGGTGGTATCGGGCATCGGCTGCTCCAGCCGCGCCCCATACTTCATGAGCACCTTCGGTTTCCACGGCGTCCACGGGCGGGCGCTGCCCATCGCCACGGGCATCAAGCTGACCCGCCCCGACCTGACGGTGCTGGTAATGGGGGGCGATGGCGACCTGATGGCCATCGGCATGGGGCACCTGCCCCATGCGGCCGCTCGCAACATCGACGTCACCTGCATCATGATGGACAACCAGACCTACGGCCTGACCAAGGCCCAGGCCTCGCCCACCTCCTTCACGGGGCAGAAGACCAAGTCCACCCCCTACGGGGTGATCGCCAAGCCCATGAACCCGGTGCTGATGGCCCTGGCTGCCGGGGCCACCTTCGTGGCCAGGGGCTACTCGGCCCGTCCCAACGAGCTGGCCCAGCTCATTGTGGAGGGGATCAAGCACAAGGGGTTCGCCTTCATCCACGTCCACAGCCCCTGCGCCGAGTTCTACAACACCTACGACTTCTATGACCAGCGGGTGACGGAGATGCCCGAGGGCTGGGACACCAGCGACCTGAAGGCAGCCATGGAGCTGGCCCTGACGGAGGACAGGGTTCACCTGGGCATCTTCTATCGCGAGGAGCGCCCGGTCTACGAGCTGCAGGTGCGGGAGCTGGAGCCGAACCGGGAGGAGTTCGACCTGGCCCGCTTCCTGCAGGAGCGCTTCTCCTGA
- a CDS encoding biotin/lipoyl-binding protein, with protein sequence MRLAVDGQEFEVEHRGDAVVVNGREFAVRVRRQRGIVTVYVNERPYYVQLPEEHPGEGPMTVLVDARQHQVELRGGASPRPRPRPASSSPRRSLAVAGPGVVTAPMTGRVVRVQVQVGDEVEEGQVLLVVEAMKMENEVTAPVAGRVKEVLVQAGARVSEGDPLVVLEPR encoded by the coding sequence ATGAGGCTGGCGGTAGACGGACAGGAGTTCGAGGTCGAGCACCGCGGCGACGCGGTGGTGGTCAACGGCCGCGAGTTCGCCGTGCGCGTGCGGCGGCAGCGGGGCATCGTCACCGTATACGTCAACGAGCGCCCGTACTACGTCCAGCTCCCCGAGGAACACCCTGGCGAGGGTCCCATGACGGTGCTGGTGGACGCTCGCCAGCACCAGGTGGAGCTGAGGGGTGGCGCCTCCCCCCGGCCTCGGCCCAGGCCGGCTTCCTCCTCGCCCCGCCGCTCCCTGGCCGTAGCCGGGCCGGGAGTGGTGACGGCCCCTATGACCGGCCGGGTGGTCAGGGTGCAGGTCCAGGTGGGGGACGAGGTGGAGGAGGGACAGGTGCTGCTGGTGGTGGAGGCCATGAAGATGGAGAACGAGGTCACGGCGCCCGTGGCTGGTCGGGTCAAGGAGGTGCTGGTGCAGGCGGGGGCACGGGTCAGCGAGGGCGACCCGCTGGTGGTCCTGGAGCCCCGCTGA
- a CDS encoding isocitrate/isopropylmalate dehydrogenase family protein — MVTLQRNDLRPPYRITLIPGDGTGPEITEATVRVVEATGVPIDWEVKEAGINALEKFGSVLPDDVLESVRRNKVALKGPITTPRGGGFRSVNVALRKLLDLYACVRPAKWYPGVRSRYENIDLVIVRENHEDLYAGLEFEKGHPAIRVVSDLCVQNGMEPIREDAGLSLKVISEWGSERIVRFAFEYARAYGRRKVTAVAKDNILKYTDGLFFAVARRVAEDYPDIQYEEVLVDNMTMQLVQRPENYDVLVLPNLYGDILSDLCAGLIGGLGVAPGANFGDDLAVFEPVHGSAPRYAGQNKVNPMAMMFSAVMMLRYLGEGAAADRMEQAMAAVIREGKSVTYDMKPQRDDPTAVGTSQVADAIIEKLRHMD; from the coding sequence ATGGTAACGCTGCAACGCAACGACTTGCGTCCCCCCTACCGCATCACCCTCATCCCGGGCGATGGCACCGGGCCCGAGATCACCGAGGCCACAGTGCGGGTGGTGGAGGCCACCGGCGTGCCCATCGACTGGGAGGTGAAGGAGGCGGGCATCAATGCCCTCGAGAAGTTCGGCAGCGTGCTGCCGGACGACGTGCTGGAGTCGGTGCGGCGCAACAAGGTGGCCCTCAAGGGCCCCATCACCACGCCGCGAGGAGGAGGGTTCCGCAGCGTCAACGTGGCCCTGCGTAAGCTGCTGGACCTCTACGCCTGTGTGCGGCCGGCCAAGTGGTACCCCGGCGTGCGCAGCCGTTACGAGAACATCGACCTGGTCATCGTGCGGGAGAACCACGAGGACCTGTATGCCGGCCTGGAGTTCGAGAAGGGGCACCCGGCCATCCGCGTCGTCTCCGACCTTTGCGTCCAGAACGGCATGGAGCCCATCCGCGAGGACGCTGGCCTCAGTCTGAAGGTCATCTCCGAGTGGGGGAGCGAGCGCATAGTCCGCTTTGCCTTTGAATACGCTCGCGCCTACGGGAGGCGGAAGGTCACAGCCGTGGCCAAGGACAACATCCTCAAGTACACCGATGGCCTCTTCTTCGCCGTGGCGCGGCGGGTGGCCGAAGATTACCCCGACATCCAGTACGAAGAGGTGCTGGTGGACAACATGACCATGCAGCTGGTGCAGCGCCCCGAAAACTATGATGTGCTGGTGCTGCCCAACCTGTACGGCGACATCCTCTCGGACTTGTGCGCCGGCCTCATCGGCGGCCTGGGGGTGGCCCCGGGCGCCAACTTCGGCGACGACCTGGCCGTGTTCGAGCCGGTGCACGGCAGCGCTCCCAGATATGCCGGCCAGAACAAGGTCAACCCCATGGCCATGATGTTCTCGGCGGTGATGATGCTGCGCTACCTGGGCGAGGGAGCGGCTGCCGACCGCATGGAGCAGGCCATGGCGGCCGTCATCCGCGAGGGCAAGTCGGTGACCTACGACATGAAGCCGCAGCGAGATGACCCCACAGCCGTGGGCACCTCCCAGGTGGCCGACGCCATCATCGAGAAGCTGCGCCACATGGACTGA
- a CDS encoding fumarate hydratase, whose protein sequence is MARDLQAEAILSLLRRTACSLPADVTAALEVALAAAPAGPSRLLLGQALRNGRQAEAEGLPLCEDRGRPVFFVADEAMAAAVERAARRARAEGWTGGPSFLARASAIPRGCVGVLVQGRSPRRAARCVPIPRDADDGALARAVARAVSRARRLLCPPLFVGVGLGSTRAEARLAALQALLSPADAPPSCGLEEELLAAARAAAGDLPVLALCVAGERTGAAYLAVEFMCRSARRGLAALPPPGGS, encoded by the coding sequence ATGGCCCGGGACCTGCAGGCAGAGGCCATCCTCTCCCTGTTGCGGCGCACAGCCTGCTCGCTGCCTGCAGACGTGACGGCTGCTCTCGAGGTCGCTCTCGCGGCCGCACCGGCCGGGCCATCTCGTCTGCTCTTGGGCCAGGCCCTGCGCAATGGCCGACAGGCCGAGGCCGAGGGGCTTCCCCTGTGCGAGGACAGGGGGCGCCCTGTCTTTTTCGTCGCCGACGAAGCGATGGCGGCGGCGGTCGAGAGGGCGGCACGCCGCGCCCGTGCCGAGGGCTGGACGGGAGGGCCGTCCTTTCTCGCCAGGGCCAGCGCCATTCCCCGGGGCTGCGTCGGGGTGCTGGTCCAGGGGCGGAGCCCCCGGCGAGCGGCCCGTTGCGTGCCCATTCCCCGCGATGCCGATGACGGCGCGCTGGCAAGGGCGGTGGCGCGGGCCGTGTCCCGGGCGCGGAGACTTCTCTGCCCGCCCCTCTTTGTAGGCGTGGGGCTAGGGAGCACGCGGGCCGAGGCACGGTTGGCCGCCTTGCAGGCCCTGCTGAGCCCGGCGGACGCCCCGCCCTCCTGCGGCCTGGAGGAGGAGCTTCTGGCGGCGGCACGGGCTGCGGCTGGCGACCTGCCGGTGCTGGCCCTCTGTGTGGCTGGGGAACGGACGGGCGCGGCCTATCTGGCGGTGGAGTTCATGTGCCGGTCGGCTCGCCGGGGCCTGGCAGCGCTGCCACCACCGGGTGGGAGCTAA
- a CDS encoding 2-oxoacid:acceptor oxidoreductase subunit alpha produces MPRDDFIIRIGGDTAVGGVISTGENFTQAAAHIGFHTFTFRTYPAEIKGGHAWFQVRISHRPVISIGDGCDVLVAFDQEAYELHREDLNPGGVLIYDSELVHPREEGDSIVLYGIPFQRIARQELEFVRGTNTLIQGVLAGLFGLPLSALEEMVVSRYQRRKELLDKNLEALRYGYEYVNKLTKRDGFWLGSADNVSRLVVSGNQAIVAGALHAGCRYFAGYPITPASDILEAMAAELPRLGGVCLQAEDEMAALASVIGASYAGVKAMTATSGPGLSLMVELLGLASMAEIPVVIVDAQRSGPSTGMPTKLEQGDLFHALYAGHGDFPRIVVAPGSVADCLRMIVNAFNLAEKYQCPVILLSDQSLSHRTETMEVPEVSELKVVDRLRPDGVEPGQYRRYEITETGVSPMAIPGLDRHTYVAPGLEHDELGHPVLTPQVHEAMTAKRFRKLETCRREIDTPEFATTYGNVPADLGIISWGATEGSVREAIDRALAKGYRVAGLHLRALSPLPMERLREFLGSVRKVMVPEVNYQGQLAHHLAAQLGVQAIRVNKIGGLPFTPGEILAKIEEVMRDA; encoded by the coding sequence ATGCCCAGAGATGATTTCATAATCAGGATCGGTGGCGACACAGCAGTCGGTGGCGTTATCAGCACAGGCGAGAACTTCACTCAAGCGGCGGCTCACATAGGGTTTCACACCTTCACCTTCCGCACCTATCCGGCCGAGATCAAGGGCGGCCATGCCTGGTTCCAGGTGCGCATAAGCCACCGCCCCGTCATCTCCATCGGTGACGGGTGCGATGTGCTGGTGGCCTTCGACCAAGAGGCGTACGAGCTGCACCGGGAGGACCTGAACCCGGGCGGCGTGCTCATCTACGACTCGGAGCTGGTGCACCCCCGCGAGGAGGGGGACAGCATCGTCCTATACGGCATCCCCTTCCAGCGCATCGCCCGGCAGGAGCTGGAGTTCGTCCGTGGCACTAACACCCTCATCCAGGGAGTGCTGGCGGGCCTGTTCGGGCTGCCCCTCTCCGCCCTGGAGGAGATGGTGGTCTCCCGCTATCAGCGACGCAAGGAGCTGCTGGACAAGAACCTGGAGGCCCTGCGCTACGGCTACGAGTACGTCAACAAGCTCACAAAGCGGGACGGCTTCTGGCTGGGGTCGGCCGACAACGTGTCACGGCTTGTGGTCAGCGGCAACCAGGCCATCGTGGCCGGGGCGCTGCACGCCGGCTGTCGTTACTTCGCTGGCTATCCCATTACGCCCGCCTCCGACATCCTCGAGGCCATGGCGGCGGAGCTGCCGCGGCTGGGCGGCGTCTGCCTGCAGGCCGAGGACGAGATGGCGGCCCTGGCCTCCGTCATCGGCGCCTCGTATGCCGGCGTGAAGGCCATGACCGCCACCTCTGGTCCGGGGCTGTCGCTGATGGTGGAGCTGCTGGGTCTCGCCTCCATGGCCGAGATCCCGGTGGTCATTGTGGACGCCCAGCGCTCCGGGCCCAGCACGGGCATGCCTACCAAGCTGGAGCAGGGTGACCTGTTCCATGCCCTCTATGCCGGCCATGGCGACTTCCCCCGCATAGTGGTGGCGCCGGGTTCGGTGGCCGACTGCCTGCGGATGATCGTCAACGCCTTCAACCTGGCCGAGAAGTACCAGTGCCCGGTGATCCTGCTCTCGGACCAGTCCCTGTCTCACCGCACCGAGACCATGGAAGTGCCCGAAGTCTCGGAGCTGAAGGTGGTGGACCGCCTGCGGCCCGATGGCGTGGAGCCGGGCCAGTACCGCCGCTACGAGATCACCGAGACCGGGGTCTCGCCCATGGCCATCCCCGGCCTGGACCGTCACACCTACGTGGCCCCCGGCCTGGAGCACGACGAGCTGGGCCACCCGGTGCTGACGCCCCAGGTGCACGAGGCCATGACCGCCAAGCGTTTCCGCAAGCTGGAGACCTGCCGTCGGGAGATAGACACCCCCGAGTTCGCCACCACCTACGGTAACGTCCCCGCCGACCTGGGTATCATCTCCTGGGGGGCTACCGAGGGGTCGGTGCGAGAGGCCATCGATCGTGCCCTGGCCAAGGGCTATCGGGTAGCGGGCCTGCACCTGCGGGCGCTGAGCCCCCTGCCCATGGAGCGGCTGAGGGAGTTCCTGGGCTCGGTCAGAAAGGTGATGGTGCCGGAAGTGAACTACCAGGGCCAGCTCGCCCACCACCTGGCTGCCCAGCTGGGGGTGCAGGCCATCCGCGTCAACAAGATCGGCGGCCTGCCCTTCACTCCGGGCGAGATCCTGGCCAAGATAGAGGAGGTCATGCGCGATGCCTGA
- a CDS encoding Lrp/AsnC ligand binding domain-containing protein — MIKAYVLIVADPARTRAVADLIRQIPGVVECHQVMGPYDIVAELEVENLTDIPPILGERIRKIEGIHSTTSLVTLPEG, encoded by the coding sequence ATGATCAAGGCATACGTGCTCATCGTCGCCGACCCGGCCCGCACCCGAGCGGTGGCCGACCTCATCCGTCAGATCCCCGGGGTGGTGGAATGCCATCAGGTAATGGGGCCTTACGACATCGTGGCCGAGCTGGAAGTGGAGAACCTCACCGACATACCCCCCATCCTGGGGGAGCGAATCCGCAAGATCGAGGGCATCCACAGCACTACGTCCCTGGTAACCCTGCCCGAGGGTTAG
- a CDS encoding pyruvate/oxaloacetate carboxyltransferase produces MGVGITDTTLRDAHQSLLATRMRIEDMLPIAPLMDEVGFHSVEVWGGATFDTCLRFLREDPWERLRQLKRSFRRTPLQMLLRGQNVVGYRHYADDVVEKFVELAVKNGMDIFRIFDALNDLRNLETAIRAVKRYGGHAQGTICYTISPVHTLDLYARMARELVEMGSDSICIKDMAGILRPYEAYQLVKRLKETVPVPVQLHTHSTGGLAPLAVLKAIEAGVDVVDCAISSLSLGTSQPPCESLVATLHGTPHDPGLDLELLSRIAAYFAEVRRKYAAFEGEVTVDVGVLIHQVPGGMISNLLSQLREMGAAHRLPEVLEEIPRVRAELGYPPLVTPTSQIVGTQAVLNVLAGERYKQVTRETRAYVQGYYGRPPAPIDPDVKRKVLGDAEEISGRPADYLSPELEKARQELGDLARCEEDVVSYVLFPQVAKEFLEWLARGGGLEAEEVAAIAVALAHDQQRPQPPPSPRPEVSLWKVAGRRRLLHRIGSS; encoded by the coding sequence ATGGGCGTGGGCATAACCGATACGACGCTGCGCGATGCGCACCAGAGCCTGCTGGCCACCCGCATGCGCATCGAGGACATGCTGCCCATCGCCCCCCTCATGGACGAGGTGGGCTTCCACAGCGTGGAGGTATGGGGTGGGGCCACCTTCGACACCTGCCTGCGTTTCCTGCGCGAAGACCCCTGGGAGCGCCTCCGCCAGCTGAAGCGGAGCTTCCGCCGCACCCCCCTGCAGATGCTGCTGCGCGGCCAGAACGTGGTCGGCTACCGTCACTACGCCGACGACGTGGTGGAGAAGTTCGTCGAGCTGGCCGTCAAGAACGGCATGGACATTTTCCGCATCTTCGATGCCCTCAACGACCTCCGCAACCTGGAGACGGCCATCCGCGCCGTGAAGCGTTACGGCGGCCATGCCCAGGGGACCATCTGCTATACCATCAGCCCTGTGCACACCCTGGACCTCTACGCCCGCATGGCCCGCGAGCTGGTGGAGATGGGTTCCGACTCCATCTGCATCAAGGACATGGCCGGTATCCTCCGCCCCTACGAGGCCTACCAGCTGGTGAAGCGCCTCAAGGAGACGGTGCCTGTGCCCGTGCAGTTGCACACCCACTCCACGGGCGGGCTGGCCCCCCTGGCGGTGCTCAAGGCCATCGAGGCCGGGGTGGACGTGGTGGACTGCGCCATCTCCAGCCTGTCGCTGGGGACCTCGCAGCCGCCCTGCGAATCGCTGGTGGCCACTCTTCACGGCACCCCTCACGACCCCGGCCTCGACCTGGAGCTCCTATCGCGCATCGCCGCCTACTTCGCCGAGGTGCGCCGCAAGTATGCCGCCTTCGAGGGCGAGGTGACGGTGGACGTGGGCGTCCTCATCCACCAGGTGCCGGGGGGCATGATATCGAACCTCCTCTCCCAGCTGCGCGAGATGGGCGCCGCCCACCGTCTGCCGGAGGTGCTGGAGGAGATACCGCGGGTGCGAGCCGAGCTGGGCTACCCGCCGCTGGTGACCCCCACCAGCCAGATCGTGGGCACCCAGGCTGTGTTGAACGTCCTGGCCGGCGAGCGCTACAAGCAGGTGACGCGGGAGACGAGGGCCTATGTCCAGGGGTACTATGGCCGCCCACCCGCGCCCATCGACCCCGACGTGAAGCGCAAGGTGCTGGGCGATGCTGAGGAGATCAGCGGCCGCCCCGCCGACTATCTGTCACCCGAGCTGGAGAAGGCCAGGCAGGAGCTGGGAGACCTGGCCCGATGCGAGGAGGACGTGGTCTCCTACGTGCTCTTCCCTCAGGTGGCGAAGGAGTTCCTGGAGTGGCTGGCCCGGGGCGGCGGCCTGGAGGCTGAGGAGGTAGCGGCCATCGCTGTGGCCCTGGCCCACGACCAGCAGCGGCCCCAGCCTCCCCCGTCCCCGAGGCCCGAGGTGTCCCTCTGGAAGGTGGCGGGCCGTCGACGCCTTCTGCATCGCATCGGTTCGTCATGA
- a CDS encoding acyl-CoA carboxylase subunit beta gives MAIEGRPLSEKLSQLLRLKEQARQGGGPERIEAQHKRGKLTARERLDLLLDPGSFEELDALVLHRASDFGLDRQRYYGDAVVTGYGTIEGRLVYVFSQDFTVLGGSLSEAVGEKICKVMDLALKNGAPIIGINDSGGARIQEGVVSLRGYGDIFLRNTLASGVIPQISVIMGPCAGGAVYSPALTDFIFMTRAAHMYITGPDVVRAVTQEEVTHEELGGAQVHATRSGVAHFVLDSEQECLQEVRRLLSFLPSNNMEDPPAVEPNDDPHRLCDDLLDIVPEDPSKPYDMHEVIYRIVDDGDFMEVHAYWGQSIVVGFARMNGRPVGIVANNPAVLAGVLDIDSSRKAARFVRFCDAFNIPIVTLVDVPGYMPGTDQEHGGIIVHGAKLIYAYSEATVPKVTCIVRKAYGGAYLVMGSKHLRADINYAWPTAEIAVMGPEGAVNIVFRRELEGAADPEARRQELIQEYRQKFANPYVAASRGFIDDVIDPRETRVKIIRALEMLRNKTDNNPPKKHGNVPL, from the coding sequence ATGGCGATAGAGGGCAGGCCCCTGTCCGAGAAGCTCTCCCAGCTCCTCCGGTTGAAGGAGCAGGCCCGCCAGGGTGGCGGCCCCGAGCGCATCGAGGCCCAGCACAAGCGTGGCAAGCTCACCGCCCGTGAGCGCCTCGACCTGCTGCTGGATCCTGGCAGCTTCGAGGAGCTGGATGCCCTGGTGCTGCATCGCGCCAGCGATTTCGGCCTGGACCGCCAGCGCTACTACGGCGACGCGGTGGTCACCGGCTATGGCACCATCGAGGGACGCCTGGTGTATGTCTTTTCCCAGGACTTCACGGTGCTGGGCGGCTCTCTGTCGGAGGCGGTGGGAGAGAAGATCTGCAAGGTGATGGACCTCGCCCTCAAGAACGGCGCCCCTATCATCGGCATCAACGACTCCGGCGGCGCCCGTATCCAGGAAGGGGTGGTGTCCCTGCGGGGCTACGGCGATATCTTCCTGCGCAACACCCTGGCCTCGGGGGTCATACCTCAGATCTCCGTCATCATGGGCCCCTGCGCAGGGGGCGCCGTCTACTCTCCTGCCCTGACGGACTTCATCTTCATGACCCGCGCCGCCCACATGTACATCACCGGGCCGGACGTGGTCAGGGCCGTCACCCAGGAGGAGGTGACCCACGAGGAGCTGGGTGGCGCCCAGGTGCATGCCACCAGGAGCGGCGTGGCCCATTTCGTGCTGGACTCGGAGCAGGAATGTCTGCAAGAGGTGCGTCGCCTCCTGTCGTTCCTTCCCTCCAACAACATGGAGGACCCGCCAGCGGTGGAGCCCAACGACGACCCCCACAGGCTGTGCGACGACCTGCTGGACATCGTCCCCGAGGACCCCTCCAAGCCCTACGACATGCACGAGGTTATATATCGCATCGTGGACGACGGCGATTTCATGGAGGTGCACGCCTACTGGGGCCAGAGCATCGTGGTGGGATTTGCCCGCATGAACGGCAGGCCAGTGGGCATCGTGGCCAACAACCCGGCCGTGCTGGCGGGCGTGCTCGATATCGACTCCTCCCGGAAAGCGGCCCGCTTCGTGCGCTTCTGCGACGCCTTCAACATCCCCATCGTCACCCTGGTGGATGTGCCCGGCTACATGCCCGGCACTGACCAGGAGCACGGCGGCATCATCGTCCACGGCGCCAAGCTCATCTACGCCTATTCGGAGGCGACGGTTCCCAAGGTCACCTGCATAGTTCGCAAGGCCTATGGCGGCGCCTATCTGGTGATGGGCTCTAAGCACCTGCGCGCCGACATCAACTACGCCTGGCCCACGGCCGAGATCGCCGTCATGGGGCCCGAGGGGGCGGTGAACATCGTCTTCCGGCGTGAGCTGGAAGGGGCGGCCGACCCGGAGGCGCGGCGCCAGGAGCTGATCCAGGAGTACCGCCAGAAGTTCGCCAACCCCTACGTGGCCGCCTCCCGCGGCTTCATCGACGACGTGATAGACCCTCGCGAGACGAGGGTCAAGATCATCCGCGCCCTGGAGATGCTGAGGAACAAGACCGACAACAATCCCCCGAAGAAGCACGGCAACGTGCCTCTCTGA
- the mdh gene encoding malate dehydrogenase codes for MRRKVTVVGAGMTGGTMAQRLAETGYVDVVMIDVIEGLPQGKALDLAQSAPVVGFDARIVGTNDWRDTAGSDVVVVTSGVPRRPGMTREELLNTNAGIVREVCQRALEQSPDAIFIIFANPMDAMCHVARDVTGLPRERVVGQGGMLDSARYRTFIAWEVGCSVEDVHAYVLGGHTEATMVPIVSTAMVGGIPLTHLLPRERIEAIVQRTRNGGAEVVSLLKTGSAFYAPAAATVAMVESILLDKKRVLPCCAYLQGEYGIEGAYTGVPVLLGAGGVERVYEAPLAPDELDGLRRAADAVRELVALIK; via the coding sequence ATGCGCAGGAAGGTGACGGTGGTAGGCGCGGGCATGACCGGCGGCACCATGGCCCAGCGCCTGGCCGAGACGGGTTATGTGGACGTAGTCATGATCGATGTCATCGAGGGGTTGCCCCAGGGCAAGGCGTTGGACCTGGCCCAGTCGGCGCCGGTGGTGGGCTTCGATGCCCGCATCGTCGGCACCAACGACTGGCGCGACACGGCTGGCTCCGACGTGGTCGTCGTCACCTCCGGCGTGCCGCGCCGCCCGGGCATGACCCGCGAGGAGCTGCTCAACACCAACGCCGGCATCGTGCGCGAGGTCTGCCAGCGGGCGCTGGAGCAATCGCCCGACGCCATCTTCATAATCTTCGCCAACCCCATGGACGCCATGTGCCATGTGGCCCGCGATGTGACCGGCCTCCCCAGGGAGCGGGTGGTGGGCCAGGGCGGTATGCTGGACAGCGCCCGCTACCGCACCTTCATCGCCTGGGAGGTGGGCTGCTCGGTGGAGGACGTGCACGCCTACGTGCTGGGCGGCCACACCGAGGCTACCATGGTGCCCATCGTCAGCACCGCCATGGTGGGCGGCATCCCCCTCACTCACCTCCTGCCCAGGGAGCGCATCGAGGCCATAGTGCAGCGGACGCGCAACGGGGGCGCCGAGGTGGTGAGCCTGCTCAAGACCGGTTCAGCCTTCTACGCCCCCGCAGCCGCTACGGTGGCCATGGTGGAGTCCATCCTGCTGGACAAGAAGCGCGTCCTCCCCTGCTGCGCCTACCTGCAAGGGGAGTACGGCATCGAGGGCGCCTACACCGGAGTGCCGGTGCTCCTGGGTGCCGGCGGCGTGGAGCGCGTCTACGAGGCCCCTCTGGCCCCCGACGAGCTGGATGGCCTGCGCAGGGCTGCCGACGCCGTCCGCGAGCTGGTGGCCCTCATCAAGTGA
- a CDS encoding succinate dehydrogenase/fumarate reductase iron-sulfur subunit produces MALRTISIYRGDRSGGRFVDFQVDVEEGNVVLDVVLKVQAEQSPDLAVRWNCKAGRCGSCSAEINGFPRLMCMTRMSMFPADRPVYVAPLKTFPIIKDLVTDVSLNYEIAKTIPPFQPRPPDPDGLYRMSQEDVDRVQEFRRCIECFLCQNVCHVIRDHPENKARFYGPRWFVRLAELEMHPLDTADRRQLIREMAGVGLCNITKCCTEVCPEHIRITDNAIIPLKERVADLYFDPLRWVVDRLRGRRTGRPNAP; encoded by the coding sequence GTGGCCCTCAGGACCATCAGCATCTACCGAGGCGACAGGAGCGGCGGCCGCTTCGTGGACTTCCAGGTCGACGTAGAAGAGGGGAACGTCGTCCTGGACGTGGTGCTCAAGGTCCAGGCCGAGCAATCGCCCGACCTGGCCGTGCGCTGGAACTGCAAGGCCGGCCGCTGCGGGTCCTGCTCAGCCGAGATCAACGGCTTCCCGCGTCTCATGTGCATGACCCGCATGAGCATGTTCCCGGCCGACCGCCCCGTGTACGTGGCGCCCCTCAAGACCTTCCCCATCATCAAGGACCTGGTGACGGACGTTTCCCTCAACTACGAGATCGCCAAGACCATCCCCCCCTTCCAGCCCCGTCCTCCGGACCCCGATGGCCTCTACCGCATGAGCCAGGAGGACGTGGACCGGGTCCAGGAGTTCCGCCGCTGCATCGAGTGTTTCCTCTGCCAGAACGTCTGCCACGTCATCCGTGACCATCCCGAGAACAAGGCCCGATTCTACGGCCCTCGCTGGTTCGTGCGCCTGGCTGAGCTGGAGATGCACCCTCTGGACACAGCCGACCGGCGTCAGCTCATCCGCGAGATGGCCGGCGTGGGCCTCTGCAACATCACCAAGTGTTGCACCGAGGTCTGTCCGGAGCACATCAGGATCACCGACAACGCCATCATCCCTCTGAAGGAGCGGGTGGCGGACCTGTACTTCGACCCTCTGCGCTGGGTGGTCGACCGCCTGCGGGGGCGTCGCACCGGCCGTCCGAACGCTCCCTGA